From the Candidatus Deferrimicrobium sp. genome, the window AGGTGGCAGCGAATAGAACGAGCCACACGGCGTACCCGAGCAGTCCGGGACCGTATTGGCGGAGCGCTCCCGACAACCCATCGACGTCGGAGAGGAACTCCTCGAGGCGAAAACGCGCCGCGTCCTCCCAGGCGAGCCAGGCCCAGAGGGGGACGGAGAGCGGCGCCACGCGCGCCACCGCGCGCAATGACTCGTACGACTGGCGTTTCCACCCTTCCCGGACCGCGCGGTCGAAGATCCGGTCAGGGATCGCGTTTATGGAAAGAATCGAGTAGTTGAACATCGCGCGCCGCAGGGCGCGGACTTCCCGCTCCAACGTCTCCCCCTTCCCCGGACCCGCCGCATCGACCACGCGGACAGCCTGGTTACGAACGGCTTCCGGATACCCTGGAAAGGGATCCGCCGCGGCAAGGCGGGATGGAGCAAGAGGGAAAAGAAAAAGGAGGAAGAGCGCGCCACACGCCCACGACCTCCGGGATCGGTAGGGAACCCGTCGAGTCATAAGGGAATATGTTAACATTCCTCCGGGGAAAAAACTTTCGTGGACGAATTCCGCAAACTGGTAGAGATCATGGCCCGCCTTCGCGCGAACGGCGGCTGCGAGTGGGACCGCGCCCAGACCCACGAAACGCTTCGACAATATCTCGTGGAAGAGACGCACGAGGTGATCGACGCGATCCGTGGAGGCAACCCGGATTCCCTGTGCGAAGAACTGGGGGACCTTCTCCTGCAAATTCTTTTCCACGCTCAGATCGCTTCCGAAAACGGGCAGTTCACCATCACCGACGTGATCGCATCCATCTCGGAAAAGATGGTTCGCCGGCACCCCCACGTCTTCGGGGACGCGACCGCCGACTCGCCGGAAGCGGTGTCACGGCAGTGGGATCACATCAAGAAGACGATCGAGAATCGTTCCCATGAATCGATCATCGGAGGGATCCCGAAAGAATTTCCCTCCCTTCTTCGAGCGGCGAAGATGTCAAAAAAAGCGGCGAGGGCGGGGTTCGACTGGGAGCGGACGGAGCAGGTGATGGGAAAGGTCGAGGAGGAGTTCTCCGAACTGAAAGAGGCGATGGCAGAGGGGGATCCGCGCCACATAGAGCACGAACTCGGCGATGTCCTCTTCTCCCTGGTGAATCTGGCCCGTTTCCTCGGCCTGAACGCCGAGGTGGCGATGGTGTCCGTCAACGAGCGATTCGAACGCCGGTTCCGGGAAATGGAAAAAATCGCTTTGGAAACGGGATGTTCGATAGAGAATGCCGATATGCCGACCCTCGATCGTCTCTGGGAGATGGCGAAGAAATCGACCACCTGACTGTCGGGGTGTTTTCCACATTCTTTGTGGAATGTCTGTGGATTCCCCTGTGGAAATTCCCCCTCGCACGTGTCCGGAGCGCCCCTTCGTCAGATTGCCTTTTTTTTGGGCATTACGGATTCGTATCCTACGATCCCGCACGCCGGAACACCCCTTTCGACGGAGTCGCCGCGGAAGGGGGGGCGCCCCCACTCCCATAAGGACTACACTCCCTGGGGTACCCTCACCGTAGGAATAACGGAGGGCATAATTCTTTGACATTTCAACGCTGCTGGTGTTTAATGACGGGTCGCTTACTTCATCGAACGGATCGCAAGGAGGCACAGGTTGGCAAGGATCAAGTCCGGCATCAAACGTCACAAGCAGAGCCTGAAAGCCAGGGCGCGCAACCGCCACGTCCGCTCCACCGTGAAGACCGCCGTCAAGGAAGTTCGGTCCGAAATCGCCGAGGGATCAGTGGAGAAGTGCGCCGACCTGCTGCGAAAAGCCACGTCCGTCCTCGAGCGCGCCGGGTCGAAGGGCGTTCTCCACAAGAAGACCGCGTCCCGCAAGGTCTCACGCCTGGCGAAGGCCGTCCACAAGGCGACGAAGAAGTAACCTACCTAAGCAGCGAAAGCAGGCGGATCTCGTACACCTGCCCGGGGGAGAGCCTGCTCTCCCCCTTCATTTCCCGGTCGATCCGTGACAGGACGCGGAAGATCTCCGCGGCCCGTCGCGGTGTGACGCCC encodes:
- the mazG gene encoding nucleoside triphosphate pyrophosphohydrolase, encoding MDEFRKLVEIMARLRANGGCEWDRAQTHETLRQYLVEETHEVIDAIRGGNPDSLCEELGDLLLQILFHAQIASENGQFTITDVIASISEKMVRRHPHVFGDATADSPEAVSRQWDHIKKTIENRSHESIIGGIPKEFPSLLRAAKMSKKAARAGFDWERTEQVMGKVEEEFSELKEAMAEGDPRHIEHELGDVLFSLVNLARFLGLNAEVAMVSVNERFERRFREMEKIALETGCSIENADMPTLDRLWEMAKKSTT
- the rpsT gene encoding 30S ribosomal protein S20 codes for the protein MARIKSGIKRHKQSLKARARNRHVRSTVKTAVKEVRSEIAEGSVEKCADLLRKATSVLERAGSKGVLHKKTASRKVSRLAKAVHKATKK